One window of Lytechinus variegatus isolate NC3 chromosome 2, Lvar_3.0, whole genome shotgun sequence genomic DNA carries:
- the LOC121409516 gene encoding aspartate beta-hydroxylase domain-containing protein 2-like, whose product MDLKEEEGDSTWEFYSQHVLTTIAGLVMLLYILIKGRKAETSEQDAKKADEVSKPDVLGDYAQCHQPDCIRCKPRKDNHLLWNERLGKFLEKQCPENQLFLKDLWESFQQDAQGGCIDGISDKADIEEKTIKLQNPVVYSYPALQSCPWYDIEAVSSKGHRSDIQILKDKFGVIKQEFESVYARYLEGDCSGWSENNVPSGSWNVFHLYNQGRRIEDNCLKCARTVEVLEGLETFMWGVSFGYACFSVLQPGSHISPHFGPCNIRLRCHLGIQIPVNCSLTVAGECKQWKEEDCLLFDDSYLHEAVNANEGSVNSIDGSRVILMVDLWHPDLSDLEKEAFREVFC is encoded by the exons ATGGATTTAAAGGAAGAGGAGGGTGATTCTACGTGGGAGTTTTATTCCCAGCATGTGCTGACCACAATAGCAGGACTTGTGATGCTTTTATACATCCTCATCAAAGGAAGGAAAGCAGAGACATCAGAACAGGATGCAAAGAAA GCAGATGAAGTATCAAAGCCGGATGTACTGGGAGACTATGCTCAATGTCACCAACCAGACTGTATCAGATGTAAACCAAGGAAAGACAATCACCTGCTGTGGAACGAAAGACTTGGAAAGTTTTTGGAGAAGCAATGCCCGGAGAACCAACTCTTCCTTAAAGATCTGTGGGAAAGCTTTCAACAAGACGCGCAAGGAGGATGTATTGATGGTATATCTGACAAAGCCGACATTGAGGAGAAAACGATAAAGCTTCAAAATCCAGTGGTTTACTCGTATCCTGCACTTCAAAGTTGTCCATGGTATGACATTGAGGCTGTATCTAGCAAAGGGCATAGGAGTGACATTCAGATATTGAAAGACAAGTTTGGAGTCATCAAACAGGAGTTTGAAAGCGTCTACGCAAGATATTTGGAAGGTGACTGTAGCGGATGGTCTGAGAATAATGTACCCTCTGGGTCGTGGAATGTCTTCCATCTGTATAACCAAGGCAGAAGGATAGAGGATAACTGCTTGAAATGTGCAAGGACTGTGGAAGTATTAGAGGGGCTGGAGACCTTCATGTGGGGAGTGTCATTTGGATACGCCTGCTTCTCTGTTCTACAGCCAGGTTCCCACATATCCCCTCACTTTGGACCATGTAATATCCGCCTAAGGTGTCATTTAG GCATTCAGATCCCAGTTAATTGCTCATTGACGGTGGCTGGTGAATGCAAGCAATGGAAAGAGGAGGATTGTCTTTTGTTTGATGACTCCTATTTACATGAAGCAGTCAATGCAAACGAAGGATCAGTGAACAGTATAGATGGGTCAAGGGTCATTCTAATGGTTGACCTTTGGCACCCTGACCTTAGTGATTTAGAAAAGGAGGCTTTCAGAGAGGTATTCTGCTGA